From the Kogia breviceps isolate mKogBre1 chromosome 3, mKogBre1 haplotype 1, whole genome shotgun sequence genome, one window contains:
- the KLHL33 gene encoding kelch-like protein 33 isoform X2, with protein MSVSDSAHRPSDPGQVSLPVRKDGLGLPLATRRTPSWSPSPDEDQEKEEEEEEDEDGEDAEEPEELRSEAHPSQFFAEAQRLREQRLLLDEDVSVGGRVYGVHRVILAAVSSLFRGRLLGSRGLQRPLSLDVTPGAWEAVLTFAYEGVLGPAPRGDVLVAAEALGAPRVKAAAQWGREGAGSTREDEKQPSQAEELRENLRTMEFLYQEGIGCDLELEAGGCRLRVHRAALACGSEFFGAMLLSGMRESQGTEVSLHTISAQDLRLLVSFAYSGVVRARWPGLLRAAQAALQYQSSSCLALCQRALAQGLNPARCLALILMAEAPGLERLWSKARHYLLTHLPAVALCSAFPSLPVACLAELLDSDELHLQEEFEAFAAARRWLAANPDTQESEAKALLRCVRFGRMSTRELRRVRAAGLPPPLSPDLLRQLMVEAEVPGQGRWREPDQALVVIGGDGLRSDMAMRQPSRGVWWARAFRCGVGLVRTVEWGRLPPLPAPGRFRHGAASLAGSELYVCGGQDFYGHSNTLASTLRWDPRQEDWEEMAPLCQARSFFPLVALDGLLYALGGRDSGVALSSVETYSPKLNIWRPAPALPAPRFAHAAAVLEGQLYVSGGCSGTGQYLASLLHYDPKLEKPGTLLSPMGVPRAGHVMAALGGRLYVAGGLGETGDLLSFEAYEPRTDSWTHLTPLPSPHVGAAGAVLQGELLVLGGYSHRTYAPSHLIHAFCPGLGRWLCLGTLPRPRAEMPACILTLPTVQQIALVPTRHQTKPAG; from the exons ATGAGTGTCTCGGACTCGGCACATCGTCCCTCAGACCCTGGACAAGTCTCTCTTCCGGTCCGGAAGGACGGCCTTGGCCTCCCTTTGGCCACCAGGAGAACCCCCTCCTGGTCTCCGTCCCCGGACGAGGATCAAG agaaagaagaggaggaggaagaggatgaggaCGGAGAAGACGCGGAGGAGCCCGAGGAGCTGCGCAGCGAGGCGCATCCCAGCCAGTTTTTCGCGGAGGCACAGCGGCTGCGAGAGCAGAGGTTGTTGCTGGATGAAGACGTGTCAGTCGGGGGGCGAGTATACGGGGTGCATCGGGTGATCTTGGCCGCAGTCAGCAGCCTCTTCAGAGGCAGGCTGCTGGGCAGCAGAGGTCTGCAACGCCCCCTCAGCCTGGATGTAACCCCCGGGGCCTGGGAGGCCGTGCTGACCTTTGCCTATGAGGGGGTGCTGGGACCCGCCCCACGGGGGGATGTGCTGGTGGCGGCTGAAGCCCTGGGAGCACCCCGGGTGAAGGCTGCGGCCCAGTGGGGACGCGAGGGGGCTGGAAGCACCCGGGAAGATGAAAAGCAGCCCAGCCAGGCAGAGGAACTGAGAGAGAACCTGCGCACCATGGAATTCCTGTACCAAGAAGGCATCGGGTGTGACCTGGAGCTGGAGGCAGGCGGCTGCCGGCTGCGGG TGCACCGAGCAGCCCTCGCCTGTGGCAGTGAGTTCTTTGGGGCCATGCTCCTGAGCGGGATGAGGGAATCCCAGGGCACAGAGGTGTCTCTGCATACCATCTCTGCCCAGGACCTGCGACTCCTTGTCTCCTTTGCCTACTCTGGGGTTGTGCGGGCAAGGTGGCCAGGACTGCTGAGAGCCGCCCAGGCTGCTCTGCAGTACCAGAGCTCTTCCTGCCTGGCTCTGTGCCAGAGAGCCTTGGCACAAGGCCTCAACCCTGCCCGTTGCCTGGCCCTGATCCTCATGGCTGAAGCCCCTGGGCTGGAGAGGCTCTGGAGCAAAGCCCGTCACTACCTCCTCACCCACCTACCTGCTGTGGCTTTGTGTTCCGCTTTCCCATCTTTACCGGTCGCCTGCCTGGCTGAGCTCCTGGACAGCGATGAGCTACACTTGCAGGAGGAGTTCGAGGCCTTTGCGGCTGCACGGCGTTGGCTAGCTGCCAACCCTGACACCCAGGAGTCAGAGGCCAAGGCCCTGCTTCGATGCGTCCGCTTTGGCCGTATGTCCACCAGGGAGCTGCGGAGGGTACGCGCGGCTGGGCTGCCTCCACCCTTGAGCCCGGACTTGCTGCGTCAGCTGATGGTGGAGGCTGAGGTTCCAGGACAAGGCAGATGGAGGGAGCCTGACCAAGCACTAGTAGTGATTGGCGGGGACGGGCTCAGATCAGACATGGCCATGAGACAGCCGTCCCGAGGAGTGTGGTGGGCCCGGGCCTTTCGCTGTGGCGTAGGACTGGTTCGAACTGTGGAGTGGGGACGGCTgcctcccctgcctgcccccGGGCGCTTTCGGCACGGGGCGGCGAGCCTAGCTGGAAGTGAGCTCTACGTGTGTGGCGGACAGGATTTCTACGGCCACTCGAACACCCTGGCTTCGACTCTCAG GTGGGACCCCAGGCAAGAGGACTGGGAGGAGATGGCACCTTTGTGCCAGGCTCGGAGCTTTTTCCCCCTGGTGGCACTGGATGGACTGCTTTATGCCCTGGGTGGACGAGACAGTGGTGTTGCCCTCAGCTCTGTGGAGACTTATAGCCCCAAGCTCAATATCTGGAG GCCGGCACCTGCTCTTCCAGCACCACGCTTTGCCCACGCAGCTGCTGTTTTGGAGGGCCAGCTGTACGTGAGCGGCGGCTGCAGCGGGACTGGCCAGTACCTGGCCTCGTTGCTGCACTATGACCCCAAGCTTGAGAAGCCGGGGACACTTCTGAGCCCTATGGGGGTACCTCGGGCTGGCCACGTCATGGCTGCTCTGGGTGGGCGGCTGTATGTAGCGGGTGGGCTAGGTGAGACTGGGGACCTGCTGAGCTTTGAGGCCTATGAACCAAGGACTGATAGCTGGACTCACCTGACCCCCCTGCCCTCGCCCCATGTCGGGGCTGCAGGCGCTGTGCTGCAGGGGGAGCTACTGGTGCTGGGGGGCTACAGCCACCGTACTTACGCCCCCTCCCACCTTATCCACGCCTTCTGTCCTGGCCTGGGACGATGGCTGTGCCTGGGAACTCTGCCGAGGCCTCGGGCTGAGATGCCTGCCTGCATCCTGACACTGCCCACCGTGCAGCAAATAGCTTTGGTTCCCACAAGACACCAGACTAAACCTGCCGGGTGA
- the KLHL33 gene encoding kelch-like protein 33 isoform X1: MSVSDSAHRPSDPGQVSLPVRKDGLGLPLATRRTPSWSPSPDEDQGLPPFPLEEPGPRPMAPGSLPSPALSLEKEEEEEEDEDGEDAEEPEELRSEAHPSQFFAEAQRLREQRLLLDEDVSVGGRVYGVHRVILAAVSSLFRGRLLGSRGLQRPLSLDVTPGAWEAVLTFAYEGVLGPAPRGDVLVAAEALGAPRVKAAAQWGREGAGSTREDEKQPSQAEELRENLRTMEFLYQEGIGCDLELEAGGCRLRVHRAALACGSEFFGAMLLSGMRESQGTEVSLHTISAQDLRLLVSFAYSGVVRARWPGLLRAAQAALQYQSSSCLALCQRALAQGLNPARCLALILMAEAPGLERLWSKARHYLLTHLPAVALCSAFPSLPVACLAELLDSDELHLQEEFEAFAAARRWLAANPDTQESEAKALLRCVRFGRMSTRELRRVRAAGLPPPLSPDLLRQLMVEAEVPGQGRWREPDQALVVIGGDGLRSDMAMRQPSRGVWWARAFRCGVGLVRTVEWGRLPPLPAPGRFRHGAASLAGSELYVCGGQDFYGHSNTLASTLRWDPRQEDWEEMAPLCQARSFFPLVALDGLLYALGGRDSGVALSSVETYSPKLNIWRPAPALPAPRFAHAAAVLEGQLYVSGGCSGTGQYLASLLHYDPKLEKPGTLLSPMGVPRAGHVMAALGGRLYVAGGLGETGDLLSFEAYEPRTDSWTHLTPLPSPHVGAAGAVLQGELLVLGGYSHRTYAPSHLIHAFCPGLGRWLCLGTLPRPRAEMPACILTLPTVQQIALVPTRHQTKPAG; this comes from the exons ATGAGTGTCTCGGACTCGGCACATCGTCCCTCAGACCCTGGACAAGTCTCTCTTCCGGTCCGGAAGGACGGCCTTGGCCTCCCTTTGGCCACCAGGAGAACCCCCTCCTGGTCTCCGTCCCCGGACGAGGATCAAGGTTTGCCCCCCTTTCCTCTGGAAGAGCCTGGCCCCAGGCCCATGGCCCCGGGGAGCCTTCCCTCTCCAGCCTTGtccctagagaaagaagaggaggaggaagaggatgaggaCGGAGAAGACGCGGAGGAGCCCGAGGAGCTGCGCAGCGAGGCGCATCCCAGCCAGTTTTTCGCGGAGGCACAGCGGCTGCGAGAGCAGAGGTTGTTGCTGGATGAAGACGTGTCAGTCGGGGGGCGAGTATACGGGGTGCATCGGGTGATCTTGGCCGCAGTCAGCAGCCTCTTCAGAGGCAGGCTGCTGGGCAGCAGAGGTCTGCAACGCCCCCTCAGCCTGGATGTAACCCCCGGGGCCTGGGAGGCCGTGCTGACCTTTGCCTATGAGGGGGTGCTGGGACCCGCCCCACGGGGGGATGTGCTGGTGGCGGCTGAAGCCCTGGGAGCACCCCGGGTGAAGGCTGCGGCCCAGTGGGGACGCGAGGGGGCTGGAAGCACCCGGGAAGATGAAAAGCAGCCCAGCCAGGCAGAGGAACTGAGAGAGAACCTGCGCACCATGGAATTCCTGTACCAAGAAGGCATCGGGTGTGACCTGGAGCTGGAGGCAGGCGGCTGCCGGCTGCGGG TGCACCGAGCAGCCCTCGCCTGTGGCAGTGAGTTCTTTGGGGCCATGCTCCTGAGCGGGATGAGGGAATCCCAGGGCACAGAGGTGTCTCTGCATACCATCTCTGCCCAGGACCTGCGACTCCTTGTCTCCTTTGCCTACTCTGGGGTTGTGCGGGCAAGGTGGCCAGGACTGCTGAGAGCCGCCCAGGCTGCTCTGCAGTACCAGAGCTCTTCCTGCCTGGCTCTGTGCCAGAGAGCCTTGGCACAAGGCCTCAACCCTGCCCGTTGCCTGGCCCTGATCCTCATGGCTGAAGCCCCTGGGCTGGAGAGGCTCTGGAGCAAAGCCCGTCACTACCTCCTCACCCACCTACCTGCTGTGGCTTTGTGTTCCGCTTTCCCATCTTTACCGGTCGCCTGCCTGGCTGAGCTCCTGGACAGCGATGAGCTACACTTGCAGGAGGAGTTCGAGGCCTTTGCGGCTGCACGGCGTTGGCTAGCTGCCAACCCTGACACCCAGGAGTCAGAGGCCAAGGCCCTGCTTCGATGCGTCCGCTTTGGCCGTATGTCCACCAGGGAGCTGCGGAGGGTACGCGCGGCTGGGCTGCCTCCACCCTTGAGCCCGGACTTGCTGCGTCAGCTGATGGTGGAGGCTGAGGTTCCAGGACAAGGCAGATGGAGGGAGCCTGACCAAGCACTAGTAGTGATTGGCGGGGACGGGCTCAGATCAGACATGGCCATGAGACAGCCGTCCCGAGGAGTGTGGTGGGCCCGGGCCTTTCGCTGTGGCGTAGGACTGGTTCGAACTGTGGAGTGGGGACGGCTgcctcccctgcctgcccccGGGCGCTTTCGGCACGGGGCGGCGAGCCTAGCTGGAAGTGAGCTCTACGTGTGTGGCGGACAGGATTTCTACGGCCACTCGAACACCCTGGCTTCGACTCTCAG GTGGGACCCCAGGCAAGAGGACTGGGAGGAGATGGCACCTTTGTGCCAGGCTCGGAGCTTTTTCCCCCTGGTGGCACTGGATGGACTGCTTTATGCCCTGGGTGGACGAGACAGTGGTGTTGCCCTCAGCTCTGTGGAGACTTATAGCCCCAAGCTCAATATCTGGAG GCCGGCACCTGCTCTTCCAGCACCACGCTTTGCCCACGCAGCTGCTGTTTTGGAGGGCCAGCTGTACGTGAGCGGCGGCTGCAGCGGGACTGGCCAGTACCTGGCCTCGTTGCTGCACTATGACCCCAAGCTTGAGAAGCCGGGGACACTTCTGAGCCCTATGGGGGTACCTCGGGCTGGCCACGTCATGGCTGCTCTGGGTGGGCGGCTGTATGTAGCGGGTGGGCTAGGTGAGACTGGGGACCTGCTGAGCTTTGAGGCCTATGAACCAAGGACTGATAGCTGGACTCACCTGACCCCCCTGCCCTCGCCCCATGTCGGGGCTGCAGGCGCTGTGCTGCAGGGGGAGCTACTGGTGCTGGGGGGCTACAGCCACCGTACTTACGCCCCCTCCCACCTTATCCACGCCTTCTGTCCTGGCCTGGGACGATGGCTGTGCCTGGGAACTCTGCCGAGGCCTCGGGCTGAGATGCCTGCCTGCATCCTGACACTGCCCACCGTGCAGCAAATAGCTTTGGTTCCCACAAGACACCAGACTAAACCTGCCGGGTGA